The following coding sequences are from one Eublepharis macularius isolate TG4126 chromosome 19, MPM_Emac_v1.0, whole genome shotgun sequence window:
- the IKZF4 gene encoding zinc finger protein Eos, producing MDIEDCNGRSYISGSGDSSLEKEFTSTIVGPTVSTPNSQHSSPIRSLSANSIKVEMYSDEEASRLLSQDDRLIEKDDSVIVEDSLSEPLGYCDGSGQDPHSPGGIRLPNGKLKCDICGMVCIGPNVLMVHKRSHTGERPFHCNQCGASFTQKGNLLRHIKLHSGEKPFKCPFCNYACRRRDALTGHLRTHSVSSPTVGKPYKCNYCGRSYKQQSTLEEHKERCHNYLQSLNTEPQSLAGQQGDEMRDLEMAPDSMLHSSADRPAFMDRLANSITKRKRSTPQKFVGEKQMRFGLSEVAFDINSSFEKDVEMVAAHHPMDASFGGSLSFVGAEHLRPLRLPPTNCISEITPVISSVYTQIQPLPGRLEIAGSREAAEGHEDLPDGTQIVYRASREPSMVSPSNGCQDSTDTESVHEERGSQQPLLPGLGNCTSSRQSPAYAKEDLKLQEGILPAMTRSTPSSAKEALRVVNDEGEQVKAFKCEHCRILFLDHVMFTIHMGCHGFRDPFECNICGYHSQDRYEFSSHIVRGEHKVG from the exons gtAGTGGTGACTCTTCTTTGGAAAAGGAGTTCACCTCCACGATCGTGGGGCCCACAGTGAGCACACCGAACAGCCAACACTCCTCCCCAATCCGCTCCCTTAGTG CAAATTCTATCAAGGTGGAAATGTACAGTGATGAAGAAGCAAGCAGGCTGCTGTCGCAGGACGACCGGCTGATCGAAAAAGATGACAGTGTGATTGTGGAAGATTCTCTCTCCGAGCCCCTCGGCTACTGCGATGGGTCTGGGCAGGACCCGCACTCCCCTGGCGGCATCCGGCTACCCAACGGCAAGCTAAAATGTGATATCTGTGGGATGGTGTGCATCGGCCCAAATGTGCTGATGGTGCATAAGCGCAGCCACACTG GTGAGAGGCCGTTCCACTGCAATCAGTGCGGTGCCTCCTTTACCCAAAAAGGTAACCTCCTACGCCACATCAAACTGCACTCGGGCGAGAAGCCTTTCAAATGTCCTTTCTGCAACTACGCCTGCCGGAGAAGAGATGCACTCACTGGCCACCTCCGCACGCACTCAG TCTCCTCCCCAACAGTTGGCAAGCCCTACAAATGTAACTATTGTGGCCGCAGCTACAAGCAGCAAAGCACGTTGGAAGAGCACAAAGAACGCTGTCACAACTACCTGCAGAGTCTTAACACTGAACCACAGTCGCTGGCTGGCCAGCAAG GTGACGAGATGCGAGACCTGGAGATGGCGCCAGACTCCATGCTTCACTCCTCCGCCGACCGGCCCGCCTTCATGGACCGGCTGGCAAACAGCATCACCAAACGAAAACGCTCCACACCTCAGAAATTTGTGG GAGAGAAGCAAATGCGGTTCGGCCTCTCCGAAGTGGCATTTGACATCAACTCCAGCTTTGAAAAGGACGTGGAGATGGTGGCTGCCCACCACCCCATGGACGCCAGCTTTGGAGGTTCACTGTCATTTGTGGGGGCAGAACACTTGCGCCCCCTCAGACTCCCCCCCACAAATTGCATCTCTGAGATCACGCCTGTCATCAGTTCTGTCTACACTCAAATCCAACCCCTGCCAGGCCGGCTGGAAATAGCAGGAAGCCGAGAAGCTGCCGAAGGCCACGAGGACCTTCCCGACGGGACACAGATCGTGTACCGGGCATCACGGGAGCCGAGCATGGTATCGCCTAGCAACGGCTGTCAGGATTCCACAGACACTGAGAGCGTCCATGAGGAGAGGGGCTCACAGCAGCCGCTGCTGCCCGGCCTTGGGAACTGCACCAGCAGCCGGCAGAGTCCGGCCTACGCCAAAGAGGACCTGAAACTGCAAGAGGGCATTCTTCCCGCCATGACTCGGTCAACCCCTAGCTCAGCCAAAGAAGCCCTGcgtgtggtgaacgatgaagggGAACAGGTCAAAGCCTTCAAATGCGAGCACTGCCGGATCTTATTCCTGGACCACGTCATGTTCACCATCCACATGGGCTGCCACGGCTTCAGAGACCCTTTCGAGTGCAACATCTGCGGCTATCACAGCCAAGACCGGTACGAGTTTTCCTCCCACATAGTGCGGGGGGAGCATAAAGTGGGCTAG